The following are encoded together in the Strongyloides ratti genome assembly S_ratti_ED321, chromosome : 2 genome:
- a CDS encoding Methylenetetrahydrofolate reductase, translating to MPPNLGDPKNTEVNFSIDDDNLELKRNPSSVYSFYDESEVNTYIPLIKRINNQIESGVPFFSLEFFPPKTANGVANFINRLDRFRDGGTFFLDVTWHTSSDPANLDKDTSSTSIARCVLDYCRIDTMLHMTCTQYTKEQTLSHIKQCKDIGLRNILALKGDLVIDPNIPSEERPQSKYYALDMIKWIKEEYGDYFTIACSGYPLGHPSGESYEKDLEYLKAKVDAGADFIVTQLFFEVETFEKFVNDCREIGINVPILPGIMPIQGYASIKRIAELSNLLIPQNILDDLEGIKHNDEAVLKYGIDSAVKMCRYILDNKIAPSLHMYTMNREGPTREILQMLGLWKQYQIKHLPWKPHGGHHPLRCKEDVRPIFWSARPKSYIFRTREWDDFPNGRWGHSSSPAFNDLKEYYMFYLNVSNKEKEIQMYGDKLYSLEDIQNVFINFLKQQENENGIKVTCLPWNEDEKGVSFETNLIKDQLIWANNNGFLTINSQPNVNGATSSDPIVGWGKQGGYVYQRAYLEFFTKKENAQKLVDIINSRYNERINYHAIDKTGNYEMFNYNGTNPIALTFGIFSGSEVAQPTVVDPLSFRVWKDEAFDVFNIWSSIYPPESKCRETLKYLHDNYILMTLVDNDYVKPTIIYDLLKEIVST from the coding sequence ATGCCTCCTAACTTGGGTGATCCTAAAAATACAGAAGTAAATTTTAGTATTGATGATGATAATttagaattaaaaagaaatccAAGTAGtgtttattctttttatgaTGAAAGTGAAGTAAATACTTATATACcattaattaaaagaattaataatCAAATTGAATCTGGTGTACCATTTTTTTCACTTGAATTTTTTCCTCCAAAAACAGCTAATGGTGTAGCTAATTTTATCAACAGACTTGATAGGTTTCGTGATGGtggaacattttttttagatgtcACTTGGCATACCTCAAGTGATCCAGCTAATCTTGATAAAGATACTTCATCAACTTCTATTGCAAGATGCGTTTTAGATTATTGTAGAATAGATACAATGCTCCATATGACATGTACACAATACACAAAAGAACAAACATTAAGTCATATCAAACAATGTAAAGATATTGgattaagaaatatattagCTTTAAAAGGTGATCTTGTTATTGATCCTAATATTCCATCAGAAGAAAGACCACAAAGTAAATATTATGCTTTAGATATGATAAAATGGATCAAAGAAGAGTATGGtgattattttacaattgcTTGTAGTGGATATCCATTAGGGCATCCTTCTGGAGAATCATATGAAAAAGatttagaatatttaaaagcaAAAGTAGATGCTGGAGCTGATTTTATAGTAacacaattattttttgaagtaGAAACATTTGAAAAGTTTGTTAATGATTGTCGTGAGATAGGAATTAATGTACCAATATTACCAGGAATTATGCCTATACAAGGATATGCttcaattaaaagaattgctgaattatctaatttattaattccACAAAATATACTTGATGATCTTGAAGGAATAAAACACAATGATGAAgcagttttaaaatatggaATTGATAGTGCTGTTAAAATGTGTCGTTATATTCTTGATAACAAAATTGCTCCTTCTTTACACATGTATACTATGAATAGAGAGGGACCAACACGTGAAATATTACAAATGTTAGGATTATGGAAacaatatcaaataaaacatttaccCTGGAAACCACATGGAGGACATCATCCATTAAGGTGTAAAGAAGATGTTAGACCAATTTTTTGGTCAGCAAGAcctaaaagttatatttttagaacaCGTGAATGGGATGATTTTCCTAATGGTAGATGGGGTCATAGTTCATCACCAGcatttaatgatttaaaagaatattatatgttttatttgaatgtttcaaataaagaaaaagagaTACAAATGTATGGTGATAAACTTTATTCATTAGAAGATAttcaaaatgtttttataaattttttaaaacaacaagaaaatgaaaatggTATAAAAGTAACATGTTTACCATGGAATGAAGATGAAAAAGGTGTGTCTTTTGAGACAAATCTAATAAAAGATCAATTAATATGGGCAAATAATAATGGATTTTTAACAATCAATTCACAACCTAATGTTAATGGAGCAACAAGTTCTGATCCAATAGTAGGATGGGGAAAACAAGGTGGATACGTTTATCAAAGAGCTTATCTTgaattttttactaaaaaagaaaatgcaCAAAAATTAGTTGACATTATAAATTCTAGATATAATGAACGTATTAATTATCATGCAATTGATAAAACAGGTAATTATGAAATGTTTAATTACAATGGAACTAATCCTATTGCACTAACTTTTGGTATATTTTCTGGATCTGAAGTTGCACAACCTACTGTAGTTGATCCTTTATCATTTCGTGTATGGAAAGATGAAGCATTTGACGTTTTTAATATCTGGTCTTCAATTTATCCTCCTGAATCAAAATGTCGtgaaactttaaaatacCTTCATGATAATTATATTCTTATGACTCTTGTTGACAACGATTATGTTAAACCAACTATTATatatgatttattaaaagaaattgtttccacataa
- a CDS encoding GMP reductase — MPRIDNEPKLDFKDVLLRPKRSCLRSRADVCLIREFNFRNSKKTYSGVPVVASNMDTVGTFTMASVLAKNKMFTTIHKHYTVEEWIDFADRCNRDKQIFDNIAISAGMASEDFGKLKSVCDAIPELDYICLDVANGYSEHFVDFIRKVREEFPRHTIMAGNVVTGEMVEELILTGADVVKVGIGPGSVCTTRKKTGVGYPQLSAVLECADAAHGLNGHVMSDGGCTNPGDVAKAFGAGADFVMIGGLFAGHDQSGGDIVEKNGKKYKMFYGMSSDTAMKKHQGSVAEYRASEGKTITIPYRGDVSDTIQDILGGIRSACTYTGSKHLKELAKRATFIRVTMQTNEQYTAFEV, encoded by the coding sequence ATGCCGAGAATCGATAACGAACCAAAACTTGATTTTAAAGATGTCCTTCTTCGTCCAAAAAGATCATGCCTAAGATCTAGAGCTGATGTTTGCCTAATTAGggaatttaattttagaaattcaaaaaaaacatattctGGTGTTCCAGTTGTAGCTAGTAATATGGATACTGTTGGTACATTTACTATGGCTTCTGTATTagctaaaaataaaatgtttacaaCAATTCATAAACATTATACTGTTGAAGAATGGATTGATTTTGCTGATAGATGTAATAGagataaacaaatttttgataatattgcTATTTCTGCCGGTATGGCTTCTGAAGATTttggaaaattaaaaagtgtATGTGATGCTATACCTGAATTAGATTACATTTGTCTTGATGTAGCTAATGGATATTCAGAACATTTTGTTGATTTTATACGTAAAGTTCGTGAAGAATTTCCTCGTCATACAATTATGGCAGGTAATGTTGTTACTGGAGAAATGGTTgaagaattaattttaactgGTGCTGATGTTGTTAAAGTAGGTATTGGTCCAGGATCTGTTTGTACAACAAGAAAGAAGACTGGTGTTGGTTATCCTCAATTATCTGCTGTTCTTGAATGTGCTGATGCTGCACATGGTCTTAATGGTCATGTTATGTCTGATGGTGGTTGTACTAATCCTGGTGATGTTGCTAAAGCATTTGGTGCTGGTGCTGATTTTGTTATGATTGGTGGACTTTTTGCTGGTCATGATCAATCAGGTGGTGATATTGTTGAAAAgaatggaaaaaaatataaaatgttttatggTATGTCTTCTGATACAGCAATGAAAAAACATCAAGGTTCTGTTGCTGAGTACCGTGCATCTGAAGGTAAAACAATTACTATTCCATATCGTGGGGATGTCTCTGATACTATTCAAGATATTCTTGGTGGTATTCGTAGTGCTTGTACATATACTGGATCTAAGCACTTGAAAGAACTTGCAAAACGTGCTACATTTATCCGTGTAACCATGCAAACAAATGAACAATATACTGCTTTCGAAGTATAG
- a CDS encoding DnaJ homolog subfamily A member 2 has protein sequence MGGGFPSGGSFYHGGHGSSSPADTKLYDILGVKPDASDSEIKKAYRRLAREYHPDKNSDHGDKFKEISAAYEILSDENKRKIYDQQGMEGLRGGGGDGGPGFDIFDMFGESTFGSFFGGGRSGPPKKKRGRDTLHKLRISLVDAYKGKLSKLKLSRKVICQSCKGFGGANGVKPQTCTKCHGRGVYMMTRRVGPGMITSQQVRCDECRGEREVLAEKDKCRSCSGEKIVDETKILTVDIMPGVKQNQEFVFKGEGDQYPGVETGNVKIIVEIEKHPEFERQGRDLVYNKTLTLTEALCGFAFTIKQLDGRILLVENRPGNVIEPDSVRCVYGEGMPWVENRTQKGNLYIKFDIKFPTSYFLKNEEDYKKLEKCLPPRPKPEGMNFSAAEHVTLNECEGVNLNGGGGGGRRGEAYQEDYDDEDMDNESGHGHGGVECRQQ, from the coding sequence atggGTGGTGGCTTTCCTTCCGGTGGAAGTTTCTATCATGGAGGACATGGTAGTTCTTCTCCAGCTGATACCAAATTATACGATATTCTTGGAGTAAAGCCAGATGCTAGTGATAGTGAAATTAAAAAGGCTTACAGAAGATTAGCACGTGAATATCATCCTGACAAAAATTCTGACCATGGTGATAAATTCAAGGAAATTTCTGCAGCATATGAAATATTATCTGATGAAAATAAAAGGAAAATTTATGATCAGCAAGGTATGGAAGGACTTCGTGGCGGCGGCGGTGATGGCGGCCCGGGCTTTGACATTTTCGACATGTTTGGGGAATCAACATTTGGAAGTTTCTTTGGTGGGGGAAGATCTGGACCACCAAAGAAGAAGCGCGGTAGAGATACTTTACACAAGTTAAGGATTTCTTTAGTTGATGCTTACAAAGGAAAATTATCCAAATTAAAACTTTCTAGAAAAGTTATATGTCAATCTTGTAAAGGTTTTGGAGGAGCCAATGGAGTTAAACCTCAAACATGTACTAAATGTCATGGTCGTGGTGTTTATATGATGACAAGACGTGTTGGACCAGGAATGATAACATCACAACAGGTTAGGTGTGATGAATGCAGAGGTGAAAGAGAAGTTCTGGCAGAAAAAGATAAATGCCGTAGTTGCTCTGGAGAGAAAATTGTTGATGAAACTAAAATTCTTACTGTCGACATTATGCCGGGAGTTAAGCAAAATCAAGAATTTGTCTTTAAGGGTGAGGGTGATCAGTATCCCGGTGTTGAGACTGGTAATGTCAAAATTATTGTTGAAATTGAGAAGCATCCCGAATTTGAAAGGCAAGGAAGAGACTTGGTTTACAATAAAACTTTAACTTTAACTGAAGCTTTGTGTGGATTCGCATTTACAATCAAACAGCTAGATGGACGCATTCTACTTGTTGAAAATCGACCAGGAAATGTCATTGAACCTGATTCAGTTCGTTGTGTATATGGTGAAGGTATGCCGTGGGTGGAAAATCGTACACAAAAAGGTAatctttatattaaatttgatattaaattCCCAACAAGTTATTTCTTGAAAAATGAAGAAGACTACAAAAAACTTGAAAAATGTTTACCACCTAGACCAAAACCTGAAGGTATGAACTTTAGTGCTGCAGAACATGTGACACTTAATGAGTGTGAAGGCGTTAACCTTAATGGTGGCGGTGGTGGTGGTCGTAGAGGAGAAGCATATCAAGAAGACTATGACGACGAAGATATGGACAATGAGTCAGGACATGGTCATGGTGGTGTTGAATGCAGGCAACAATAG
- a CDS encoding Casein kinase I — MLKRFIGIGLRKKKPEGGGTISSESGVDELNGGDCSVVSKHGVTKKLNESTNSIIESNGKKTTIFQGIKIATKKNKTKSNKKENTEIKKTRVPTKNISGQNLNKVPESTNSNFRVVSLSKKEKLKSMSKNEIIKKESKNERLRDTSNNMANVKVSGSQSKVDFRESKQPNSTKVEKDSKLVKEPKPLTEGTMIAFNWEIKKTLGKGSFGQVYLAEHTQTHVKIAIKTLLASYQEFRIAMERDVLKLCSEKTYFPKVYLSGMHDIYYCIGMSLLGPSLTDVRKSTKLLKIEAHYCMIVCKQMIYALKTLHELGYVHRDIKPSNICTGFPGTPEAKNICYLIDFGIVRKFIVGGVIIHPKGKGRLRGTMRYLSLNCHQLLELGPADDLHSLYYSIVELGTGHLPWKCCSDIKEVEKMKKEFDFSKHRGDLLIGFHDFWTVTKDVTNIQLPDYDKCVEVIEKCIPDEYKKDNFIFPWHDISTS, encoded by the exons ATGTTAAAACGTTTTATTGGAATTGgtttgagaaaaaaaaaaccagaAGGGGGTGGAACAATTTCATCTGAAAGTGGTGTAGATGAACTTAATGGTGGGGATTGTAGTGTTGTATCTAAACATGgtgtaacaaaaaaattgaatgaaTCTACAAATAGTATTATTGAGTCGAATGGCAAAAAAACAACCATTTTTCAAGGTATAAAAATtgcaacaaaaaaaaacaagactaaatctaataaaaaagaaaatactgaaattaaaaaaactagagttccaacaaaaaatatttctggacaaaatttaaataaagtacCTGAAAGCACAAATAGCAATTTTAGGGTAGTGAGTTTatctaaaaaagaaaaacttaAAAGTATGTCAAAAAATGAGATAATAAAGAAAGAATCAAAAAATGAACGTTTAAGAGATACTAGTAATAATATGGCTAATGTTAAAGTTAGTGGTTCACAGTCAAAGGTGGATTTTCGTGAATCAAAACAACCTAATAGTACAAAGGTGGAAAAAGATTCAAAATTGGTTAAAGAACCAAAACCATTAACAGAAGGTACAATGATAGCATTTAATTgggaaattaaaaaaactctTGGAAAAGGATCATTTGGTCAGGTTTATCTTGCAGAACATACACAAACTCATGTTAAGATAGCAATAAAAACTCTTTTAGCTTCATATCAAGAGTTTAGAATTGCAATGGAGAGAgatgtattaaaattatgttcagaaaaaacatattttccTAAAGTG taTCTTTCAGGAATGcatgatatatattattgtatcGGAATGTCATTACTAGGTCCATCATTAACAGATGTTCGAAAATCTACAAAGTTACTAAAAATCGAAGCTCATTATTGTATGATTGTTTGCAAGCAGATGATCTATGCTTTAAAAACATTGCATGAACTCGGTTATGTCCATcg tgaTATAAAACCATCAAATATATGTACAGGATTTCCAGGGACACCGGAAGCTAAGAACATATGTTATTTGATAGATTTTGGTATTGTcagaaaatttattgttgGGGGTGTTATTATACACCCAAAAGGTAAAGGAAGACTTCGTGGTACAATGAggtatttatcattaaattgtCATCAATTATTAGAATTAGGACCAGCAGATGATCTTCATAGTTTATATTATTCTATTGTAGAGTTAGGAACAGGTCATTTACCATGGAAATGTTGCAGTGATATAAAAGAAGttgaaaaaatgaaaaaagaatttgATTTTTCAAAACATCGTGGAGATTTATTAATTGGTTTTCATGACTTTTGGACTGTTACTAAAGATGTCACAAATATTCAACTTCCAGACTACGATAAATGTGTTGAAGTAATTGAAAAATGTATTCCagatgaatataaaaaagataattttatttttccatGGCATGATATATCTAcatcataa
- a CDS encoding WD40 repeat and Quinonprotein alcohol dehydrogenase-like superfamily domain and WD40/YVTN repeat-like-containing domain and WD40-repeat-containing domain-containing protein, which yields MLAKKSSDELLLISCTSSDPFSTLIIDISSGSAVWGLKGHEFRSGNGCQDILPLGIDGDYMICTENEGKWLHIISTNSKNRFHQVSHLSEPLENMIMNSEGSMIFSSSGCKLYVWQIINGSLLAVFDDHYQKITRLRLSSDNSLLFTSSADGNVHVYNVTDLYNFYKSPNTKPTSLFEYRPHSLSITDMAITKGENPRIITCSEDHSLAIYSMSQQKIILKVTADKPLKSCEIDAAESRLFVGNNMGNIAIVDLYNIGGTTEKLIVTTGDKVTIPILEGHDCAVTTIAVNTDGSILATGDINGGYRIWDIASRQTIKSSTMKNGIRVLKFVPNWDSLHSSTYVLPKRKFAYFQRVLSDPNGVVGVLSNISSKNLDLITKERLDEIFEHYYDTAVKSYNESKNKSSGNDSDMVKKLKKEIERLENEIKILADNI from the exons atGCTTGCAAAAAAATCATCAGACGAACTTTTACTTATTTCATGTACAAGTTCAGATCCATTTTCTACTTTGATCATTGATATATCATCTGGAAGTGCTGTTTGGGGGTTAAAAGGTCATGAATTTAGATCTGGTAATGGATGTCAAGATATTTTACCTCTAGGAATAGATGGAGATTATATGATTTGTACAGAAAATGAGGGTAAATGGCTTCATATTATATCTACTAACAGTAAAAATCGTTTTCACCAAGTAAGTCATTTAAGTGAACCATTAgaaaatatgataatgaaTTCTGAAGGTTCAATGATTTTTTCCAGTTCAGGTTGTAAACTTTATGTTTGGCAg attattAATGGTTCTCTTTTGGCAGTTTTTGATGATCATTACCAAAAAATAACACGTTTAAGATTATCTTCTGATAATTCTTTACTTTTTACTAGTTCTGCTGATGGAAATGTTCATGTATATAATGTTACAgatttgtataatttttataagtcTCCAAATACTAAACCAACATCATTATTTGAGTATCGTCCTCATTCATTATCAATAACTGATATGGCAATTACAAAAGGTGAAAATCCAAGAATAATTACATGTTCAGAGGATCATTCACTAGCCATATATTCTATGTctcaacaaaaaattattttaaaagttacaGCTGATAAACCATTAAAAAGTTGTGAAATTGATGCAGCTGAATCTAGGTTGTTCGTTGGAAATAATATGGGAAATATAGCTATTGTTGATTTGTATAATATTGGAGGTACTACTGAAAAACTTATTGTAACAACTGGTGATAAAGTGACAATTCCTATTTTGGAGGGACATGATTGTGCTGTGACAACTATTGCCGTTAATACAGATGGTTCAATTTTGGCAACTGGGGATATTAATGGTGGGTATCGTATATGGGATATTGCCAGTAGACAGACAATAAAAAGTTCAACCATGAAAAATGGAATTCgtgtattaaaatttgttccTAATTGGGATTCTCTTCATAGTTCAACATATGTTTTaccaaaaagaaaatttgcTTATTTCCAAAGAGTATTAAGTGATCCTAATGGAGTTGTTGGTGTTTTATCGAATATATCatctaaaaatttagatCTTATTACCAAAGAACGACTTGACGAAATATTTGAGCATTACTATGATACAGCAGTCAAGTCATATAATGAATCAAAGAATAAAAGTTCAGGAAATGATTCTGATATGGTAAAGAAACTCAAGAAAGAAATAGAAAGACTcgaaaatgaaataaaaatattagcagataatatttaa
- a CDS encoding Transcription factor HNF-4 homolog, whose protein sequence is MNEKPAEGTVCLVCGDIATGKHYGIFSCNGCKTFFRRAVVNNKKYECIGNGLCEISKGGRCACRCCRFLKCLKVGMDKESIQKHRDRIGYTKRTRKATSKSFLNNGTNIYDKKIGGYDSDNNNEIHSDSEGRSRSITVNKSQSYSPKLSYSITENMKIFDPILEKLKQLEENFSLLLSRGSIEPYASLNDALNSQSIFNGPIMVTYDDPIVQPPKGSDQHKMPFWRSRIIALYIDWAKTFPIFNKLPYSDKSAIITNHASSYMIMCEAFRTPEHISDKIVHPDGHCFTQNQPEIFKHLPNFNTLTPIMTVCIDFIMKPFRQLSISTTEFALLQAIMLFDPDTDGLDSASQRNIGAEQKKYLNALFYYITTTLKDEDEVSQRYAEILLRIPTIRKVAAKKNETLQIIDMFNFYTLNSLVKETALGMKPENQTVTHFTFTNSNSLNGGVDLGIGEYSNQYGCTE, encoded by the exons ATGAATGAAAAACCTGCAGAag GTACAGTTTGCCTGGTTTGTGGAGATATTGCTACCGGTAAACATTATGGAATTTTTAGTTGTAATGGATG taaaacATTTTTCCGTCGTGCCgttgttaataataaaaaatatgaatgtATAGGAAATGGATTATGTGAAATTTCTAAAGGTGGAAGATGTGCATGTAGATGTTGtcgatttttaaaatgtcttAAAGTGGGTATGGATAAAGAATCTATTCAAAAACATCGTGATAGAATTGGGTATACAAAACGAACTAGAAAAGCAACatcaaaatcttttttaaataatggaacaaatatttatgataaaaaaattggtgGTTATGATagtgataataataatgaaattcaTAGTGATAGTGAAGGTAGATCAAGAAGTATAACTGTAAATAAATCACAATCATATTCACCAAAATTGTCATATTCTATTACagaaaatatgaaaatttttgatcctattcttgaaaaattaaaacaacttgaagaaaatttttcattacttTTAAGTCGTGGATCAATTGAACCATATGCATCATTAAATGATGCTCTTAATTCTCAATCTATATTTAATGGTCCAATAATGGTGACGTATGATGATCCAATAGTCCAACCACCAAAAGGAAGTGATCAACATAAAATGCCATTTTGGAGGTCAAGAATTATAGCTTTATATATAGACTGGGCTAAAACATTTcctatatttaataaacttcCTTACTCTGATAAATCAGCTATAATTACAAATCATGCAAGTAGTTATATGATAATGTGTGAAGCATTTAGAACACCTGAACACATTTCTGATAAAATTGTTCATCCAGATGGGCATTGTTTTACTCAAAATCAAccagaaatatttaaacatcttccaaattttaatacattaacTCCAATAATGACTGTATGTATAGATTTTATAATGAAACCATTTAGACAACTTTCCATTTCTACAACAGAATTTGCTCTACTCCAAGCTATAATGCTTTTTGATCCTGATACAGATGGTTTAGATTCAGCATCTCAAAGAAATATAGGTGCTGAACAAAAGAAATACCTTAAtgctttattttattatattacaacAACATTAAAAGATGAAGATGAGGTATCACAAAGATATGCAGAAATTCTTCTTCGAATACCAACAATAAGAAAAGTAGCtgctaaaaaaaatgaaacattacaaataattgatatgtttaatttttatacattaaataGTTTAGTTAAAGAAACAGCTCTTGGTATGAAACCAGAAAATCAAACTGTGACGCACTTTACTTTCACAAATTCTAATTCATTAAATGGTGGAGTTGATTTAGGAATCGGAGAATATTCGAATCAATATGGGTGTACAGagtaa
- a CDS encoding Rho GTPase-activating protein domain and DEP domain and Rho GTPase activation protein domain and Winged helix-turn-helix DNA-binding domain-containing protein translates to MDNYNGTSTNMNSFKATNLLNLIKTKFINSMPLKKHRCYLKIYDDSFTGKEAVNFMLEILPSIVSKKVVLTRSNCEQLLNFLMSRNIFYNVRKELDTKFKDDFSIYKFYDNYSETVIPVKRSYSVNDGKIPFFNKKPSKSISENSETSTKRSLSTYDFPEFATTNIKLIKFFGLNEEISNESKNVEQKRNSIPEKSFNTTDNVNKRLSFNEFSINKQFNSCGEDTCTFPKYGFEEISSINITSWKYCITSFIQQNYYGKEIFKLLDIEDDLVAWNCEKIGSKGIVKCFREREEISSHLLRMMRFLAKYPNDSNNIIEYDKQYYGIELDTYRNILSEISRKGIILPAVFGNILVDIFSLNSMTKHKNDFSPIIKKIKETQLTKFFNRTSNKSVNFGVFSKNQNRSSFHNFEKKNKIGSINDETETIYEKEDDAKLDKYTYIQFVRNSPSFINRKNNSPDSSLKKKEEIFNSPKKRMITDDLKKELYSYVLLLLPPPIRRKLHIILRFMKRISENNNIKLSQKNSNKVAVLKTMTPLLITTKNQANFYFLSSVVEYLMDNETELFKIPDKLINDRNVIISDSKLKISY, encoded by the exons atggaTAATTATAATGGAACTTCAACAAATATGAATTCATTTAAAGCAACAAATCTt cttaatttaattaaaaccAAATTTATCAACAGTATGCCTCTCAAAAAGCATCGAtgttatctaaaaatatatgatgaTTCATTTACAGGAAAAGAAGCTGTAAATTTTATGCTTGAAATATTACCTTCGATTGtttcaaaaaaagttgtattGACTAGAAGTAATTGTGAacaattgttaaattttttgatgagtagaaatattttttataatgttcGTAAAGAACTTGATACAAAGTTTAAAGATGATTTTAgtatttacaaattttatgataattattCTGAAACAGTAATTCCTGTTAAAAGATCATACTCTGTAAATGATGGTAAAATACCATTTTTCAATAAGAAACCTTCAAAATCTATTAGTGAAAATTCTGAAACATCAACAAAAAGATCATTATCTACTTATGATTTCCCTGAGTTTGCCACCACAAACATaaaacttataaaattttttggttTGAATGAAGAAATTAGTAATGAATCTAAAAATGTTgaacaaaaaagaaattcTATTCCagaaaaatcatttaatacaactgataatgttaataaacGACTTTCTTTCAAtgaattttcaattaataaacaatttaattcTTGTGGTGAAGATACATGTACATTTCCAAAGTATGGTTTTGAAGAAATATCAAGTATTAATATAACATCATGGAAATATTGTATTACATCTTTTAttcaacaaaattattatggaaaagaaatatttaaattactaGATATAGAGGATGATCTTGTAGCATGGAATTGTGAAAAAATTGGTTCAAAAGGAATTGTTAAATGTTTTAGAGAACGTGAAGAAATTTCAAGTCATTTATTAAGAATGATGAGATTTTTGGCTAAATATCCAAATgattcaaataatattattgagTATGACAAACAATATTATGGTATTGAACTTGATACATATAGAAATATCTTATCGGAAATTTCTAGAAAAGGTATAATATTACCTGCTGTTTTTGGGAATATTTTAGttgatatattttcattaaattcaATGACCaaacataaaaatgatttttctccaattattaaaaaaattaaagaaactCAATTaaccaaattttttaacaggACATCAAATAAATCTGTTAATTTTGGagtttttagtaaaaatcaaaatagaTCAAGTTTTCataattttgaaaagaaaaataaaataggtTCTATCAATGATGAGACGGAAACAATTTATGAGAAAGAGGATGATGCaaaattagataaatatACTTATATTCAATTTGTAAGAAACTCACCTTCATTTatcaatagaaaaaataattctccagattcatcattaaaaaaaaaagaagaaatttttaattctccaaaaaaaagaatgataACTGATGACTTAAAAAAAGAACTTTACTCTTATgttcttcttcttcttccACCACCAATTCGAAGGAAActtcatataattttaagatttaTGAAAAGAATCTCtgaaaataacaatataaaactaagtcaaaaaaattcaaataaagTGGCTGTCTTAAAAACAATGACTCCATTGTTAATTACAACAAAAAATCAGgcaaacttttattttttatctagTGTAGTGGAATATTTGATGGATAATGAGACAGAACTTTTCAAAATACCGGATAAGTTAATAAATGATCGCAATGTCATTATTAGTGatagtaaattaaaaatttcttattaa